In a single window of the Euleptes europaea isolate rEulEur1 chromosome 4, rEulEur1.hap1, whole genome shotgun sequence genome:
- the INIP gene encoding SOSS complex subunit C isoform X1, which yields MASNPPGQGFQNKNRVAILAELDKEKRKLLMQNQSSTNHPGARVLQPLYQTYELPIMKTMDPCISLARSSLNKDFRDHAEQQHIAAQQKAALQHAHTHSSGYFITQDSAFGNLILPVLPRLDLE from the exons GCTTTCAGAATAAAAACAGGGTTGCAATCTTGGCTGAGCTAGACAAGGAGAAGAGGAAGCTACTGATGCAAAACCAGTCTTCCACAAATCACCCTGGAGCCAG AGTTCTGCAGCCACTCTACCAAACATATGAACTCCCCATCATGAAGACTATGGACCCCTG CATCTCGCTTGCTAGATCCTCCCTTAATAAGGATTTTCGTGATCATGCAGAGCAACAGCACATAGCGGCACAGCAGAAGGCTGCCTTGCAA caTGCTCATACACATTCTTCAGGATACTTCATCACCCAGGACTCTGCATTTGGAAATCTCATTCTTCCTGTATTGCCACGGCTTGATTTAGAGTGA
- the INIP gene encoding SOSS complex subunit C isoform X2 codes for MASNPPGQGFQNKNRVAILAELDKEKRKLLMQNQSSTNHPGASISLARSSLNKDFRDHAEQQHIAAQQKAALQHAHTHSSGYFITQDSAFGNLILPVLPRLDLE; via the exons GCTTTCAGAATAAAAACAGGGTTGCAATCTTGGCTGAGCTAGACAAGGAGAAGAGGAAGCTACTGATGCAAAACCAGTCTTCCACAAATCACCCTGGAGCCAG CATCTCGCTTGCTAGATCCTCCCTTAATAAGGATTTTCGTGATCATGCAGAGCAACAGCACATAGCGGCACAGCAGAAGGCTGCCTTGCAA caTGCTCATACACATTCTTCAGGATACTTCATCACCCAGGACTCTGCATTTGGAAATCTCATTCTTCCTGTATTGCCACGGCTTGATTTAGAGTGA